The DNA window GGCCGCATCGTCGCCCGGGGAGAGGATTGGCCATTCACCGGCACATGGACGAAGGGCGTGTCCTCGACGCCGCTGAACCCCCAGGACACCGGAGAAGTCGTGGTGACGTATGACTCGGGCTGGGTGACCCCGGGGCAACGTGCTCTGGATGCGGCGCTGGTGGTGGACCTGCCAGCGTCTATCCAGCTTGCCGCCGTCGAGGTCGTGGTGGCCGCGGTGTCTCGTGACGGCAAGCCGGGCGACGCTGCCAGCGAGTCCATCGGCGACACCAGCATGAGCTACTTCGCCGGCGAGGACGGAGGCCGGACGGCACTGCCGTCCACCGCGCGCCAGCTCCTGGCCGCATACCGGAGACGGCGATGACGCTGCTCGGGCATACGTTCCGCCACACCTTTCACCTGGCCAAGCACGTCTCCACCAACGCTGGAGGCGAGAGCGAGTACGCAGCCCCAGAGCCACACTCGTGCCGGTACCAGGGGGCGACGAAGCGCATTGTCGCCTCAGATGGGAGCGAGCGCGTAACCGAGGCCGTCCTCTACACCGCCGTGGAAGTTCACCCCCAGGACTACGTGTACCCGCCCGGTGCCGACCTGGACGACTACGGCGCCGGGCGATGCCCGCTGCGCGTCACGCCGCGCAACAATCTCGCCGGCGAGCTGGACCACTACGAGGTGTACCTGTGACGCCACGGCACGTAGAGCGCGAGCTGGCCCTGCACCTGGAGTCCTCCGGCCTGGGGCTGTCCACCACGAGCACGGCGTCGAGCCTGTACTGGGGCGGACTCCCCACGAAGTCGCCAGACCGGGCCGTCCTCGTCCGCGACACTGGGGGCGAGCAGTCCTTGTACTTGGGCACCGGGCGTGGGCTCCTCGCCGCTGACGCCCAGGTAGTGGTGCGTGGCGTGCCCAACCGTGTCGAGGAGGCGCGCGAGCTAGCGGTGGCGTGCTGGCGGGCGCTGCACCTTGCGCGCATCCCGGGGTTCGTCGGCGTGAAGTGCGAGGGCGCGGGCCCCATCGCCCAACCGCCCGACGGCAGCGGTAGACCTCGCCTCTCATTCAACGTCATCGCCAGCTTCGTCGCGTAGTCGCCGCCCCTTCTTTGCGGCATGCCGGTCAAGGTCAAGGTCGACGTCTTCGCGTTGCACAGGCTCCAGCAGAACCCGGTGCCAGTGCTGCGCGCGCTCGACATGCCGTGCCGCGACACCGTCCGCACGGCCATTACCTACAGCCAGTTCCTCGTCCCCCGGCAAGAGCCTTGGGAGCGGTACACGGACGCGAGCAAGGATGTCGAGGACGCGCTTGCGGACACGGCCTTCATCTCAGGGCCCGAGTTCAATCTCTCGCGCCACCTCTCGACAACGTGGACCGCTGGCTACGAGCACGAGCGCGCCGGCGCCATCCACGAGGGCTTCCACTACGGGCCCCAGATCTTCAAACCGCCGCCGCACTTCCTGCGCAAGTCGTTCCGGCGAGCGCGAAGCGTCGCACGCAAGGGTGTGGCCCGCGTCATCAAGACCTATCTCGCGAAGACCTTCCCCTCTCGCTGATGCACCCACGAAGGAGCAACACCATGGCCGAACCGACCCCCGCGTATGTCCAATCCATCCACCTCGTTTCCGCCGCAGCCACTGCACCCGCAGAGGCCAACCGGCTCGATGGAATCAGCGAGGCGCCCGTGAACATGACCTCCGACACTGTCGACGGGAACTACCTGGGCAGTGACGGGTGGAAGCGGACGCACACGACGCTGAAGGGCTTCGAGATTCCCCTCTCGGGACACCACCTCCCGACGACCGTTTCGCACCAGCTCCTCAAGACGATGTACCTCACCCATGCCGTTGGTTACTTGCTCATCGTGAAGGACATCTCCGGTGCGCCTGGTGCTGTCGGCACCCGCTATCCGGTGAAGGCGACCTCGTTCGAGGAGGGCCGCAGCGCCACGGACGTCCTCACGTTCAGCACGACCCTCACCAGCCAGGGCGCTCCCGTCGACTTCTGACCTGACGTCGCCCCTTCTCACCCTCGCAACCCAAGGAACGTGGAGAGTCCATGTCGTCACTCAAGGCAAAGCTGAAGGCGAAGTCACAGCGGAAGGTCATCAGGTCGGTCACGTTGGATGGGGAGGCCGTCGACCTCTGCCGGCCCACCCATCCGGAGCGGCTCGACGTCTTCGCGGCGTCGAAGGCCGCAGGTGAAATCGACGAGGACAACAAACCGCTCAGTCTTGAGTCTGGCCTGAAGCTGATGGCGCGCGTTGTCGCGAGCGTGATGCGGGAGCCGCACACGGGGGAGCGTGTTTTCGACCCCGGCAGTGCCGAGGACCTCGCGACCATCTTCAACGCGCCCTGGTTTGAGGACCTCGACACGAACGCCGTCATGGCCGCGTTCCGCGCCACGGTGGAGGACGTCCGAAAAAACTCCTGAGCAACCCGTGGGAGTGGCTGGTCCTGCGGGTTGCTCGGGTGATGGGCCAGCCTCCATCTGTCGTCCGCGGGTGGTCTGACGAAGACATCCTCGGCGTCATCGCAGACATGGGCCTCGAGGCGCAGCAAGCCGAGGAGGACCGAAAGAACGCCGAGAAGAACGAGGCGACGCGCCGGGCTCTTAAGCAGGGCCCGAGCACTCACACCACCGTCTACCGGCTCGGCTCACCGCCGCCCGGCGACAAGCGAGGCGGGTAAGTGGCGCTCAAGGTTGGAGACCTTTACGTCTCTGTTTCAGCTGCGATTGGAGAGGCGCTCAAGTCCCTGGGCCAGCTCGTCGATGCGGTCGAGAAGGCGGCGCGGGAGGTGAAGAACGCCGGCAACGACATGGGCGAGATTGGGGCCGTGGTTGCGGCGGGCATCGGTGCCGCCGTCGCTGCGGCTACCGAGTCCAATGAGGGCATGAAGAAGGAGGTCCAGGAGCTGACGGACCTCGTCTACACGCTTGCTGCCGACCTCGGCGACCTCTTCGCCCCCGTCGTCGAGAAGCTTGCCGACTTCATGTCTCGCCTCGTGGCGAACTTCCAGAGGCTCTCCCCCGAGGTGAAGTCCGCCGGAGCGGAAATCGCGGTGTGGGTTGCTGGTGCCGGCCTGGCGATGGGTGCCGTGGGCAAGCTCGCAGGTGTCGTCGAGGCGATGGCGGGCACCATGGGGTTGCTCGTGAAGGTGATGGCGGCGGCCAACACGTCGACGGCCGTCGCCGGGATTGCCTCAGGCTTCGCGTCGTCGGCTGCCGGTCTGCGCAGGCTCATGGACCTGCGGCCCGGCGAGCTCCTCGCGGGCATCGGAACCAGCGCAAAGGCCGCGACCTCCGGACTCGGCGGCCTCGGACCTGCCCTCGGAAACATCGCGAGTGGCCTGAAGTTCACGGCCACCTATCTCGCGTACTTCTCCGCGCCGCTTGTCGCCATCGCTGCCGCCGTCGCTGCTCTGACGCTGCTCGCTGGCTCGATCTATGGGGCGTGGACGGACACCAGTACAGGGGTCAAAGACTCCGTCCTTGAAATCTTCGCCGCCATTGGGGGCGTTGCGAAGGAGGTCTGGGAGGTGCTGTCGAACACGTTCGACGCCTTGGGCAAGGTCTTCGAGGCCATCGTCACCCGGGCCATAAACCTGTTGACGTGGCTTCTCCGCACGGCAGCGGAGAACCTCGCACCAATCGCAGATGCCGCCCAGCAAGGGAACATCGCCCGCGCTCTCCGCAAGATCTCTGGCATGACGGGGGAGGAGATCGTCAAGGCGTTCAAGAAGGGGGCGGCGGAGGCGGCCGAGAAGGTCACAGCCGCCGGCGCCGCAGTGTCGGGAACCCTAGCGGACATGGGGGCCACTGCCGCGAGTTTCGGAAAGGAGATCAAGCAAGGCGTCGCGTTCGGGGTCGGGAAGTCCTTTGACGGGACCAAGCAGATGTTCGACGCACTGGGCGTCCCGTCCATGTTCGAGACGCTCAAGGCCCTCTTCACGGGGCCAATACTGGCTGACGTCGGGAAGCCGGATGTCCGCTACACGGAGAGCCGTCGGAAGGAGCTCGCGGCGGAAGCAGAGGCGCTCGAGCAGCGCATCAAGGAACTTGGTCAGATGCAGGCGAGGGCCGCTGCTGAGTCCGCCGAGGAGTTGCGGAAGCAGCTCGCGGCGGAACGCGAGGCCGCGGAGGAGTCGTTCAGGATCATCACGGAGGAGACTGAGCGCCTCGCAGAAGAGGCGCAGCGCATGGCCGCCGCTGCGCAGGAGGCCATCAAGCAGGCCCGCCAGGCGCTGGTGGACCGGGCCATCGGGAGCCTCGGCAAGCTGGGCGACCTGTTCAACTCGGCGATGCAGGGCTTCCAGGCGGGCGGCGTCTACGGCGCAATCATCGCCGTGGTGGCGGAGCTGCTCGCCAGCTCCAAGGGCTTCGCGGATGCCATCGGCGCGCTTAACGGACTCATCCAGTCGCTGGCTGACGGCCTCGGGACAATCCTGGAGCCCGCCCAGCCACTCCTCGGGGCCTTGAAGGGCGTCATTGACGCCTTTTTCGAGGTGCTCACGCCGGTGTTCGAGATGTTGAACGCGGCGGTGGAGGCCATCGCGCCGCCGCTGGTCATCTTCGGGAAGCTGCTTGAGGGCCTCGCGCCGATGCTCTCCGCGGGTGCCAAGGCGCTCACGGCCATCATGGACCCGCTCAACATGCTCGCGGGGCCGGCGATGGAGGCCCTGTTCGAGGTCTTGAAGTTCGTCTCCGAGGTCATTCTCAAGGTGAGCATCGCGCTGGGGGAGGTCTGGAACGCCATCATCAAGGCCATCCAGTGGGTGCTCCGGCAAATCAGCAAGGCGGTGGAGTGGCTCGGCATCAAGGCCCTCAAGAAGTTGGCCGACTCGATGGAAGGAATGAAGGCGGACACCGACGCGATGCGGGACTCGCTGAGCGAGCTCCAGGACACCACCTGGCAGAGCGCGCGGGACCAAGCCAACCACAACGCCGAGGTGCTCCGAGGCACCAAGGCGTTGGAGAAGATGACGGAGGCGCTGACGAACGTGCCGGCCGCGTGGAAAGTGGCACTGCGCCGCTTCGCGTCCCAGGATACGCAGGACGGGCCGAAGCGGCCGAACACGCCGACGCCTCCGCCCACCGCGGGCAACGGGCCGCCGCGCACCAACCCGCCGGTTACCTACGAGGACCTGCCTCAGCGTCAGCGTGACCGCGAGGAGCGCGAGCGCGAGCGCCGGGGCGAGGTCATTCCGAAGACGTCGCTCCCCGGCAACGCCAAGTCCGGTCCCACCTACAACGTCACCATCAACGGAGTGGACGCGGAGAAGGCAGTCGATGAGGCGCTGCGGTTCGCGCAGCGGACCAGCTCGCTCCACCGCCTCGCCGAGGACGGCCGCTCGGTGCCGAAGGGATACAGGTTCGCGTGATGAATTTCCTCCAGCTCAGCGGCATTCCCATCCCCTGCGATGCGTCGAGTCCCTTCACCTACGCCGAGGAGCGCATGGGCGAAGCGACACGCAGCTACGACGGGACACTCCACAGCTCCTTCCGTGGTGACGCGAAGTGGGGCTGCGCGGGCACGACCTTCGCGCAGGAAATTCCGCTCTCGCGCGTCATGCGGAAGCTCATCAGCGGCGCTGGGCACTCGTGGAGCTTCGACAGCGGGTTCGTCAGCTCCACGGGCATCAGCTACTCCGTGTTCAGCGGCAGCGCGTGGATTGAGACGAGCGGCTCGAAGTTCGGCACGGGGCACCTGGGCTGCTCCCCGGAGACCTATCTCAGGTGGCCGGTGCGGTTGCCTCCTCAGCGGACGCTCATGTTCTGGTCGAAGGGCACCTCGCTCGGCCCCACCTGGCGCCACGTCGTCGTCTACCCAGCGCTCAACAGCGTATGGATTGACGGCAGCGAGTGGGGGGACCTCTCGGACATTGAGGGGCTTGGGCTCATCGTCATTGTGACCGATGCCGCCATCGACATCGGCGCCCAGTATTCGGCCCCCGGCGATGCCTCCTTCGACGACTTGGTGGCACTGCCGTACACGCTTCCCGTGGCGTGGGCCCAGGGCTTGGCGGCCTCGAGCGTCCCGTTCGGCCCGCTCCCGTACCACACGGCCACGGGGACGGGCGTCGACGAGCCGCGCCGCGTGCTCGGCGAACCGGGCGACGGGACTGCCATCGAGCTGCGGACCGCCGGCGGGCTCTACCTGCCTCACGAGTCCTTCGACTTCACCTTGCGAGAGAAGTGATGCGAGCGATTACACCCCAGGACTTCCTCCTCCTCGACAACGGCATGAGCACCTCGTGGCTCCGCGTGCGCTTCGCGTACCCGGGCGGTGACGTGGACCTCACCAACTTCGCGGGCATCAACTGGGTGCAGTCCTGCACCTGGTCCTCATCGCTCGACGCGCCCGTCGGGACGGCGATGCTCACGCTTCGCGCGTTCGGTCCGCCGGCCTACAGCCTCGCGCCGATGAACGAGACGAGCCCGGCAAACAACGTCGGCGGAGTGTTCGACCCGTTGCTCCGTGTCGGCCGCGAAGTCCGCATCGACGTGAAGACAGTGCCGCGGGGGCAAGGCCCGGAAGATGGCGCCTGGTACGAGGTTTTCTTCGGGCGCATCGACGTCGTGGAGCCGAGCGGGGACACCCTCGCGGTCTCGTGCCGCGACATCGGCGGCGTGCTCCAGGACGTGCTCATCTGGGACGAGCGCGAGTATGGCGACAACACCGTTGGCATCGCGGTGCAGACGGTGATGACCCAGATTCTCGCGAACGCGGGGCTCTACGGGTACTTCGCCCCGTACACCCCCGTGGACCCGATGTGGCAGCTCGGGAAGTACAAGCAGGACAAGGTCCCGCTGATGGATGCGCTCCAGGCGTTGGCCGGGCAGCTCGGCTGGGACCTCCGCTTCCGCTGGCGAGAGGGCTTCCACTTCTGGCTGACGCTGCGCCAGCCAGAGCGCGAGGCCACCGTGCCCGTTTGGGAGGTCGCGCCGCACGACTACGCGGACACCTTGTCGCCGACGACGCGGCTCACGGACATCCGCAACGGGGTCCGAGTCATCTACGAGGACAAGAACGACCTGGACGCGGCTGGTCTGTCGAAGCGCAAGGTGGTGACGGAGGTCGACACCGCATCCCGAGACCTCTACGGCGAGCGGTGGGCCGAGATCACCGAGGCCACCTTGTCGAACATCGACACCGAGGTAGAGGCCCGCCGCTTGGCGAAGGCGTTCATCGCAGACCTCGCCCACTCGGCGCTTGAGGTGAGCATCACCGTCCCTCTCTGGTGGCACCTTGAGGTCGGAGATGTGCTGCTCGTGAGGGGTGACGGGATTCACCTGGACCACGACGAGCTGCTCGCGGTGCAGTCGCTGGAGCACACCGTCGGGGCAAAGGGCTCCGCGTCTACGAAGCTCACCCTGCGTGGGCGGCCGTCCACGTCACGGGTCCGCTGGCTGCGCCGTGAGTCTGCCCCGGGCCTCGGTGAGCCGCTCCGCTTCCTCGGCCCAAACGCGCCTGTCGACCTCTCCGTCTCGAACACTGTCAACGGCGCCGCGCTCTCGTTCAAGCCGGCGCCCACCGGGCCGAAGTGGGACTCGTTCGAGCTCCACATCTCCGCGACGCCGGGCTTCACGCCTTCCACCGCGACGTTCAAGGAGTTGACCGCAACGACTCGGTTCGAGGTTGCCGGCCTCCAGCCGGGAATGAAGCACTACGCCAAGGTGCTCGGACGTGACGCGAACGGGAACACCGGGGCTGTATCTGCGGAGGTGACGCTCACTCCGCGGTACGTCTCGCCACTGGACCTTCAGCCCTACGTCAATGTGGCGTCGCTGCCGCCGAACGGAGACTTCGAGGCCCATAACAACCCGATGGTCCCCCCCGACACGTGGAGCATGGATGCGGGACTCTGGGGATCCGAAGTGAGGGCCGTATCCGACGCGCTCACGGGAGTCAGGGCGGTGATGGTCTCCGGCGTGGGTGCAATCGCATCACAGCTCATGGCTATTCGAGGTGGGAATCGATACGGCGTCGACCTCATGGCGAAGGGCTCCACTCCACCCGCCGTGTTCGCGGTCGCGCTCCGCTGGTTCGATGCGTCCCAGGCGTTTCTCGATGACGCCGTGATTATCAATACGCCGTCACCGGACGGCCACTACGCTCAGTTCACCGGCGCCGCAGCAGCACCACCTGCTGCCCGGTACGTGCGAGTCGTTATCACTGGCCCCGGTTCGGCATGGCCGGGTCGCACCCTCACTGTCGATTCTGTGCTTCTTGCCCCACTTGCGCTCGTTGTAGAGCAGCCGACTCCCGTTACCCCCTTTGACTTCGCTGGTGGGGGCGGCGGTTGGATGAACTTCGGGGCACCTGAAGCGCTCACCCGATGGACGAAAGGGCTAGATGGGTGGGTGTCATTGGAGGGCGCCATGAAGAGTGGGGCCATTGGCGGCGCAGCCTTCATCCTGCCACCAGGGTGTCGGCCAAGCACAAACGAGCGCTTCGTCACGGCCTCAGCCAGTGGGAATGCACGCATCAGGGTTGAGCCGTCCGGTGCCGTCGTCGTTGAGGCGGCACTGGACAACAGCCGCGTCCACCTGGGCGGCTGTCGATTCTTCGCGCGAGGCTAGTTCGGTTTCGTGACACTCCATCTGGGGAGTCACAATCCATCAGTAGGTACCTGCTCAACCTCCGCAATGAGTCTCTTGCTTTCATATATGATGAACGGCCCACTCATGAATTCCTCCAGGAGCCTTACAGTTGACTCGTCATTCTCCCAGGTCGCCTTCCTAAGCCAGTCGGGTTCGGCAACCTTGGCGGGTCCGTATTTGGTTTCAAGTGCCTTCTGAAGTGCGTCTACGACTTCACGCTGGCTCAAGCCTCGAGGGGCCTTCTTGCTGTCAAACTGGAGCATGACCCGCTTGAGCTTTCCATTTTTGAATGAATACACACAGATCGCCAGAAAGTCAGCAGCCACGCATTCGCGATAGAGTCGCCCATCCTCGGCAACTTTAATGTCTGAATGTAGCCGCTTCACCTCTCCCTCGCGGGCCCCCCACGCAATGCCTTGATAGCCTCGCATGTCGGGAGGGAGGACACCGACCCGGTTCCGGGGAGGTTGGGCGGAATGGTCTGCAACTGCAGGTTCTGATGTGCGGGCCTCGCCGCTTCCTGCATCCACGCCGGCATCTGCATCGACACCGACATCCACACCGGCATCCGCCAGCGTCGTAGCTGCGGGCATTTGGTAGCGAGTCTTGCCCTTGAGGGCCGAAACCATACGGCGGCGATCCACATCCTCGCCGCCCACCATTTGGAACGCCACCAAGCCATTGCACACTATGTCGCCGAATCCAGGCGTACTGGTTGCAACTTCGCACCAAGTCTTGGCCGCGCGTCCGGTCGCGAACTGGGTAATGCCGAGTTCGACATCTCCGACTTTGTAGTCGTATGACCTGGGGGCAATGGCTTGGCGGGTATTCTCCAATTTCGCAGAAAGCATGATGCCGCGCGATTCGGCAAACGCCTCTCCGTCCTCGATGGTGTCCAGCCGTTTTGTGAGGGTGGGCGCAGCAAGCATGACAACAAGCAGAAGGG is part of the Myxococcus landrumus genome and encodes:
- a CDS encoding phage tail tube protein, with protein sequence MAEPTPAYVQSIHLVSAAATAPAEANRLDGISEAPVNMTSDTVDGNYLGSDGWKRTHTTLKGFEIPLSGHHLPTTVSHQLLKTMYLTHAVGYLLIVKDISGAPGAVGTRYPVKATSFEEGRSATDVLTFSTTLTSQGAPVDF
- a CDS encoding fibronectin type III domain-containing protein, producing the protein MDLTNFAGINWVQSCTWSSSLDAPVGTAMLTLRAFGPPAYSLAPMNETSPANNVGGVFDPLLRVGREVRIDVKTVPRGQGPEDGAWYEVFFGRIDVVEPSGDTLAVSCRDIGGVLQDVLIWDEREYGDNTVGIAVQTVMTQILANAGLYGYFAPYTPVDPMWQLGKYKQDKVPLMDALQALAGQLGWDLRFRWREGFHFWLTLRQPEREATVPVWEVAPHDYADTLSPTTRLTDIRNGVRVIYEDKNDLDAAGLSKRKVVTEVDTASRDLYGERWAEITEATLSNIDTEVEARRLAKAFIADLAHSALEVSITVPLWWHLEVGDVLLVRGDGIHLDHDELLAVQSLEHTVGAKGSASTKLTLRGRPSTSRVRWLRRESAPGLGEPLRFLGPNAPVDLSVSNTVNGAALSFKPAPTGPKWDSFELHISATPGFTPSTATFKELTATTRFEVAGLQPGMKHYAKVLGRDANGNTGAVSAEVTLTPRYVSPLDLQPYVNVASLPPNGDFEAHNNPMVPPDTWSMDAGLWGSEVRAVSDALTGVRAVMVSGVGAIASQLMAIRGGNRYGVDLMAKGSTPPAVFAVALRWFDASQAFLDDAVIINTPSPDGHYAQFTGAAAAPPAARYVRVVITGPGSAWPGRTLTVDSVLLAPLALVVEQPTPVTPFDFAGGGGGWMNFGAPEALTRWTKGLDGWVSLEGAMKSGAIGGAAFILPPGCRPSTNERFVTASASGNARIRVEPSGAVVVEAALDNSRVHLGGCRFFARG